The window TGGTACTGTAGTAGGCGGGCCAAGCTGTAGAAGGTATTTAGTACTTTATTGCTCaagaaatcaaatgaatttatgttaCGGCAATTTTTTAGACAATCAAATGATCTTGCGACGCTGGCAATTGTGCTGGTAATGGGGGAGTTATCTTGTGCaggggagggaggagagagagaggaaagaaggaaaaaaaagatattggGGGGGGAGGAGGCGGGGAGGAAAAATCCAATGTGGAAATTCATGTGTGATCTTAGGAGGGTGAAAAAGGAGGCCTATAATAATATGGAACAATTTTATTTAGTCTTGAGGCATTATGGCTCCGTTTGGTTTATTTCCATATAAGATTTGGAACTCTAAAGTCCTTGGTCAAATGCAAATAGCGtttggttcttttttgttcgattttgaggaaatacaattgcatctccaaaggaTTTTAAGAATCTATAACCCAAAATAGGTTTGGAGATCTTTTGTGAAGTTTCATTCTTGGAATGCAAGTCTTGGCTGTTAGTTTATTGTTCATCTCCTCAATGGTTTGCATGGAAAAACCAAGGTTGATGACCGTCGGCCAAGGCATCGCGCGCGCCAACAACCGCCACTTGACCTAGGCGACCCCAAGCAACCCTAGGCGATAGTTGCCTAGATCGCGGTGGGGCGAGCAATGCCTGAGGTCGCCCGATCTCAAGTGAGGCCATCTGGTGGCTAAGATCTGGCAGCCTGTGGGtgatctccaaaaaaaaaaaaaaaagttaagaacctttttttttttttaaaaatttagtagTTCTTCACAGatttaatttttaccaaacaacatTTAAGTCAAAATTATTTCTCCtatacattttaaaattataatttaccaaatgctATTTGCTTTTTAGAAAACCTTTTAGTTtgaaggtatttgcattttcccatgaatatttctccaaaatcaaaccaaacaaggcctttgttatttctttcttcaccaCAATCAGAGCAAAAGATTGGATGGTTGACTTCTTTCTCGAGCATAACCACCTCTACTATTAAtaatcaaagaaacaaaatttgtcTTTGGCCGATCGGCCATTGTGTTGGCCTCGTTGTGTGGGCATGGATGCATAGGCATGCGTTGTGTTTTAGGTTGGCTAGAGCTGGCAAAATTGGTCATAAATTCATATTATAactcatttttagttaaatggatcatatatgagttaagtgaaaattaaatatgggTCACAAATTGTTCTGAATGGGTTATTAGGAAATCCACTTTGAATCCATGGCCACTCTCCTCTGCAGTGGAGGCTCTGCTCTCTTCCTTCCATGACTGCAAATCTTTGGATGAGTAGAGCACCCCTTCCTTTTGATCCCAATCGATTGCAGCCATTGCCTACCTTGTCGTCATGTCACCATCTTCGTCGCTGATCTTGAGCTCATTGACCTctggcgagccgcgagctcgccggcctTGACGGAGCTCGAGTTCGCCTAGATTGGGCGAGCTGCGAGCTCGCTGGTTGCGACGGAGCTCGGGCTTGCCTAAATTGGTCGAGCCCCAAGCTTAGGCTTGCTCGGATGAGCAGAGCCTTGATCTCGTTGAACTGCGGCTTGGCCGGTCACTGTCGACGGAGTAACAagggagagggaggaaaaagaaagaaatgagaaaagaagaaaataaaataaataataataataatttcaaaaaatttaagataataaaaaattcaatttttttaatgatatttggtAGATAGATATCCATATACATACTGGAGAAGTACTTTTAGACGAAGCTCGATGCTATTTAGATTGGTAAATAGAAATTATAAACAtaataatgtaatttttaacTTGGTGCActaaaatcaagaaatcaaccaaaattaaaaacaattacaattaaGAAGCTATGCATTCTCACATTCAAGAAGATTTGTTATaagcaaatattattttcatgtcaattaTTAGCTcatcaaactttttcttatcaagagttcttcaaaagtattttaatttaaaggtttttcacatttttattttattttatttaacccgttttgatcCATATTTATGTAGTATAAATCAAGTGATCCATACCGACTTGACTCGTACCCGAACTCATACCGATCCGACTCATATtgctaaaatatattaatattctaggaaaacccactttggattaaaacttcaaattaaattaaaaatagtaaataaaaaaaaagttaaaaaaacctataaattgaaatatttataaaaaaattagactatgcacatgcttcttttatttgaagtgaacataccattgaataactaaaaactgtaatatgaattttttttaactaaacctaaaaaaattcatttttatgatttttttataaaaaaagtgtttttaaaacatttttatacaattcaaatttttaacaatttttatgcaatacaaatttaatggaaatttttataattatttttaaaataatttttaaaaaatcgaattttaattttttgaatagaatttttaattattttaatttttaaaaatataatttttaataatttttttctttttctcttttatctttttttttcttcttcttcagcctgTCGCTAGCCACAACGACGGCCAGAGACCAGCCAtaggcgagatcgagcttgaCGGTGTCGGGTGAGGCTTGATCTCACCAACGGGCAAGGTCGAGGCCCCATCTAATGCCGATGAGCTCGAGTCTTGTCAATCGTCGGTGAGGCTCGATCTCACCGaacgggcgaggccgaggccccACCCAACGTCGGCGAGCTCAAGTCTTgccggatctagtgaggctcCCGGTTgttggcgagctcaagctcgagcctcgcctagcctattcccgtgggccggccGCCGACGTTTTTGCTAAAGAAGgaagataaagaaagaaaaataaagaatataaaataaaattgaaatatgaaaaaattataatttcgatttttttaaaaaaaaattataaagttaaagagtgAAGGGCATGGGTTCAAAGTGGGTTTTCTAATTACCCATTtagaaccatttttttttttttttatgctttacTTTTTTGGAtttatatttaactttcacttgattcatttctaattcatatttaactttcacttaatCCATAtacgacccatttaactaaaaatgggtcataatatggatttatgacccattttgccatctCTACCAGACCGCGCCTCAAGAGCTAGTTAGAGCAAGGCGCCCTTGGCATTGTTTGGCCAACGATTGCTTGATCTGAGCAAAGGGCAGCAACCCTTGCCCAAAATCTGAGTGTGAGGGCCACAACTCTTGCCTACATTCGGTGACACCAGCCTCAACAGCCCCCGTCGGCCCTTTTTGGCAACAATGGAGCGGCAACAATGACATTGGAATAGCGCTAGTAAGGGCTTGCCACCCTTGCCCTTGCCttttattgtgatttttttttttaaagaaccacttttttaattaaagttttgataaaaattaggaTTAGGCCAAAACAAAGTTATTTGAATCTTTttcctttacccaaaaaaaaaagttatttgaatcttttaattcatattttaatAAAGTCAAAGCCATgcagaagagaaaagaatattaaataaatagaaaaaaagaactctTAGTATATAAAATAACTCAACCgtatcaatttaataagtttcaAAACTCGATTACACTTCtttaaaatttcaataaccGATTACActtataacaatttttaaaattcccaATACACTTATCCCTTTAAATTTTTACGACAACGAATTGCTTCACATTCAGATTGATTTCTCTAATCagctttttttttgtcagaaccTAACCACCATATACTTTCGTTGAAGGGTTTTGCATGCCAAATTGTGTTACCTATAGAACCAACAGGTCAAATTGTCACCCGTCCACTCCAAGATCATTGTTAGTTTGGAAATGTTATCTTTTTTCCTCGGCCGAAGCATgtgcaaaagaaaatctaagATTAGGCGgcagattaaaaaaatttcagcctctTGACAAGAAATAAAACTGAATTTCAGGGACGCGAGATCTGAACCCTATGTCCATCCACAAAGCGGGACCCACCCAAAACACCACAAGATGTCCGACCATAACTAAGGAAAAATAACAGAACGGGTGATTATATAAAAGCGGCAGTATGACAATACTACGCTCTCTAAAGACAAAGTATGGGTTCAATAAATGCTCATAATACTCGAAACAAGAGATCCCCCCCAGGAGGATGATAAAAGGGCGACAACCTTCCACTGCCTGACCATATTGCGAAAATATTCGCCAACGGTTTGCAGAACTTAAAATGCAAGAAATACTAAATGCATGTTcagacaaaaaaggaaaattgacgCGTGATTTACATCAGTTGGTTTGATGACTGGTTAGTGCTGAGGTAGGGCTGGTCTCTTTTCCAGCATCTCGAATTGAAGCATCATATTATCCTGCAAAGGAGCTTACATCTTGAGCTTTGGAAGTGGCCTGGGTGACCAATGATAAATGCAGAATAATAGTATGGGAAAGAAGTTGCGACAGGTATTGATCAACCCAACCTTGCGAATTATCTCGAATGAGTTAGGATCGAAACAGTGATAAGATCCTCTCTCATACAATGGTGTCTTCAGTGGTTCCATGTTAGGGGCCCTCAAAAACCACATCCGAAGCTCTTTGTGATGAACCCAACCTCTGTTGTAACTGCcaacaaaatgttttcaatTCTCTTAGAACCCTAAATTCAAGAGACTTTCTAACTTACATTGATAAGAGATGGAGGGACCAAGTGTGCACAAAAGCACCAAACgaagtttcttttcttggcaagaagaaaaaaggcgTCCCTTGAGTAAAAGAGCATACAGTTCATTTGCAGCATATAATTGGGCTTCATCTTTAGGCATGCTGCagaagacccaaaaaaaaaaatatagcacGTTAGTAAATAATGAGTAATGCAATTTGCAAGAGCACTAAATGAATAAACAGAGAAGCACCTGtaaaatatgtaaaataatGTCTCCACAGAGAACTTCGCAAAATAACCTTGCTGCAACCAAACATAACATATTGCTTAGAGATTGATAAGTGCAGCCGTAAAAGCTGATACATAACTGATAATGGGAACAAAATTGGAGGAACTAAAAGGAGGTTGGCTTACATGTAAAGTTGGGGGCTGTTTAGAATAATAACATTGTGGAACACTAAACTCTGGGTCACCCTTTGCTGGCTCATCGGACCATGGGGAACCAAAAGTCTTGTGAAGATCCTCAGAAGAATTCAAATTTAGCCCGAGTGTGGTCAAATCAATGCCAAGTGCTAGAGATGCCAGATCAGGATCACTTGTCCTTATAACACTTAGCAAGCCCAGCAACCCATATGGATCAGGAGTAGACTGTGATGTTTGCATAGGTCTCAAACCCTGCTCCCTAAATGACTGATTAACTGCAGACATCTGCTGCAAGCGAAATTGAGATTGGTTCTGCTGCTGCTGATATTGCTGGACAAGCTGGTCATATGAACCCATTCCAGATATAGCACTTGGTGAATTTAGAGGTCTAAGCCCAACCCCAGGAGGAGGTCCACTTGTTTGAAAGCCCTATCAACACAAAAAGtctttgtcaaagacaacaaTCGCTTGGACAAGCTAACTAAGCAAAAACAAGATGACAATGTTAAAAGGGATCACATCTCAAGTGATAAATTACAGTTCCTATCATTAATATAGAATTTAAAATCTTCTGTCACAGAAAATGATGTCTCATCTGCCAGTCTGTATCCAATCCACTACCCCCTGTATCCAACATCAAAGAGAATCCTtccaaaatcttttaattaaatgaCACATAGCAAAACTACCAAACCTGAGAGTGATATGTTGAATGGGAAGATGGAAATATATCTGATCCTTGCAAGTGTAGAAGATCCTGATTGTTCCCGGGTGAAAAGGAAACCCCACCACCAGTGACTGAAGGCACAGGTtgctgttgttgctgctgctgctgaggTCGATGAGATGAGTATGCTCCCCCAAATTAAATCCAGCAGACCTTCCCATCTGCAAATGAATGTATGTTATGTATCTCATGGCAGACTTGTGTGCAACTCAAGCAactaggaaaaaggaaagaaattctcCCAAGACATTTAGACTGACCGAGAAATGCTGGGATTGCATCATTGACATAGCATTGTCATGAAGTTGCTCCTTCTGGTGCAAGTCAATAGAATAATCTGAATTACCACCTGTAAAAGATCTAACAGCGTGATCAGTAGTAATTAGAGAACAAAATTCCATGCAGGATGCAGGGATGCATCGCATTCcagaaatcataaaattaagctAGTAGAGCCTCAGAGtacatgatttttcttcttgcaAAGATATGGTAAGCAACAAATATCATGACACATCATTTTGAGGAGTTGCTGGGTTATGAAAATCACTGTCACTGTCAGCAGACACATCCAACATGCATGCACTGCATCAGCTAAAATTGGATAGCATATTGATCCATTGGATTTGGTAAAACatgctatatatatatcataagtTGCACAAAATTCCACAGGAAGCACAACATTTTGTAATTTAAACATGTTTAAACAACAGCTGCCATAACAAATCCCTTTGATTTATACCCAACCATGCGTAGTGgcattaaaagaataaaaaactcCTTCATAGAGAATGATGAGCAAGGGAACACCAATTCAACAAGTCATATCTGAAAATGAGTAGCAAAAGAACCATATGAAGAAATGGACCAAACACTCCTCGGTtgggaaatgaaaaataattattaaaagagTTATAGGGCTGAAATTATTTACCTTTAAATCCTGGTAAGGCAGGAAAATCCTCGTTCTGGATGCTGAATTCTTGATTCTGTTGAACAATTGGGCTAAGATTTTGTTTCCGAAGAGAACCTAAGATTTCAGCATTTATCGTAATACTTTCTAACATCTTCAAAACAATAATAACTCCAACATAGAAAAGAAGAGTATCCATCAACTaaagatttgaattttcctCTTTACCTATTTGCCCTTGAGGCCCTCCAGCAGAACTAGGACGACTGGTCAGCTGAGGAAAATCTAAGTTTATGTCGAAAGGGGTACTGTCACTTGAGTTCAACTCATTCAACATTCCCATAGAGCTAAGATTATTCACTTGCTGCACATGACTTTGTGAAAGAGGATTTGCTGCCGAAGGATAAGAACCGCTTAACATTGAAAAAACCTGAGGAGATCCTGAAAACAAAAATGCAACATAAAGCAGCCCAGAGTTCAGTTTATCAGCAGATCGATCTTCccattattttttcttaattccTAATTTAAGACGGACATTATAGATTGCCAATATGAGCCAGACTTTATGTCAGAAAGTCATAAGAAGCGCAAGGTGTCACATCTATCGAGTTGAAGAAAATACTAGGtcttgattctattctttgCTTATCTATCCCAAAaccattttcttcatctatcTTCATCGGGGGGAAAAGCTAAATCGCGAAAGGCTCACGTGACAAAACACCTTCTGACAAAAGCAGACCATAATGCTAATCCATCCGTTAAAGTGAGTGATCCAACATTACCAGAAAAGGTCACTTAGAAACTAAATATAGTATCCTCTAGTGTTAACCAACTGGAAGTCTCCACATTGTACTGGTGGATAACTATAATCCTTATACAGAGGGGCAATGAAACATTCTAGATAACATCAGACAGATACAAAATGGACAAACTGTGTAAACAGGACTAAATCTTCAGAGAAAAGAAACCTTCATGTAACGACAGTAAAAATGGTTTTGttcgaaaggaaaagaaacaaacataGCAATCAAGTCGATAGGGGCGATTTCAAGACATGTTTACTTTTTATCACTCTGAGGTGTGCtacatagaaataaaaataaaatcaatatagCCAGCAAGACCACGTACCCTGGGAAAGTACACCGCCCAATAATCTATTCTGGCCCTGTACACCCAAATTTCCAGATCCAGCATTAGAACTCAAATTTAGACGAGATGCAAGACCAGACACAGATACTCCTCCAGCAGCATTTAAATTCTTCCCAATGCTGCCACCTCCAACCATGTTACCGATAGAGCTTGAAATGCGAGAACTTGCATTTCCCAAAATTGGGGACACCCCCAGTCCAGGAACGCCATTCCGATTTCCAATTGTTGCAGACGTAGGCAGGATACCAGGGATGGAGCCTCCAACTCCATTCGCATTACTGCTAAATCCGGGGTTTCCTACAACGTTGAGACCCCCTCTATTTGTGACTCCTGAATGTCCATGAGAACTTCCATGAGATAGCTGCAAATTGCATTGAGGCAGTGATCATTTAGCAGTTGATGGCTTGCACAGTGGTCAAATTTAGAACCAACAATTGTCTATCACATCAAACTTCAACATCATGCAAACCCCTAGAGTACCTGAGAGAGTGCGACAGGAAGATTATTTGATGCAAATCGGCCACCAGAAAGGTTTCCAGCTGGTTGTTGGATGCCGCCGGACTGTAGATTATTTATTGTGGAGCTTCTTGATGGAATTGTGGCCGCCATATTGGGAACATTAAAGCCCCCATGCATGTTATGCAACCCTTGAATAGTTCCTGAAAGACATTTAGCCTCAATATTACAAGAAGTTCTAGCAGTATTCGTGATAGCAACATTTAGCATATTTACTCACCACTATGATGAAAAACGGGGGAAGCAGCACCGGACTGACCAGAGAAGGATGTTGCAAAAGATCGTCCAGTGCCGTCTGGTAGATTCGATGTTGAGTTGTTGAGAGAAGACTGCAAGCACAATGGAGGTAAACATTTTACATACCAATTGACTCACTAAACCATACAAATTAATATAAGTAGTAAGTCCTGGTCCTTAATGTGGCGTAAAAAACAAGACATATATGGGAATGAAGttcaacaaataaaaagaacacaCGAAAAATCCAGCATGGGATAACTTGCATAGCATAGCTTATGACTTCACTTTAtaacttcatatatatatattatggcAAGGCCTTCCCTTAATACCACAGTATTTTCGAAATTCCCTAACTGAGCAGCTAAAAACATCTTCATTTTAAGAGGTACTCAACCCACGAATTTCAAGCAGTTGCACCAATTTGATGACCATTGATCATTATGTCTGTAAAATCATGGCACTTACAAGCTCAACTAAAAAATGGGAATAAAGGTTAGTGTAGTACATTTATCAACCCTGACATTGGATATATGTCAAAAGTATCAGTGAAAAATCATTCCTTGCAGAAAAGCAGCCGTTTCTTCTCTTGACAGTCAATAGAGAGAACTATGCGGATTTAACAAGCTTTTCTCCAGTTTATTCAATCTATAGCCTGAAAAGGACACATAACAGTAAGTAATTACTCAAAATTCAAGCCATGTGCACATATACATAACATACACTCAGCAGCCATAATGTAAACTGTATAGATATACAGGTTTTTATGGTCCGTGATTAAGAAGAGACCCTATCAGAATCTTCCTCTACTAAATGCATATGGACAACTCGTAAGTACTCCATCCGTATCCATTCACGTTTAAGTGAGCCAACATTTGACGACTATGGTATTATGTCAAAAGCTTAAATTGCACAGGCAttcaatgattttttctttctaattcaCAGCACACATTTTAATTCTTCTAGAACAATCGGCAGGAAAAAGAACGGAGACTCATAAGGTGATGGCAATCTACCAAAAACAAGATAAACTACACCagcaaacaaagaaaattctcGAAACCCCACacagaaatgcaattgcatggCGACATGAGCCCTAAATGCTTATAATTGCACCATAAGCTCTCCGAGAGAACAAAAACTCGTGCACGTCATTGGCTGCAAAGCCACAGGCCTAGCAGTAAAACATCTCTTGGGAATCGAGATAGCCGCGGCAGGGATGATCCGGACCTCCTTCGCTGCAGGGGAGAGAAGGACAGCGCACAGGCAGCGAGGACTGATACCAACGAGCGTACTGACATTGGGCAACAATAGGAAACGATTTCTGTACGCTCATTGGTATATATACAGACACGCATGTATGTCCAAAACAAGGGAGCATGTTGCATCTCTTGGGAATTGAGATAGCTGCAGCATGGATGATCCGGACCTCCTTCGCTGCAGGGGAGAGAAGGACAGCGCAGAGGCAGCGAGGACCGATACCAATGAGCGTACTGACTTTGGCGCAGCAAGGAGGCGGCACCTTGGCCTGGGGGTCTCTAGCTGCGCCCAGGCAAGGACTCAGCATGGCGAACCCTGACCTGATTGGGATCCTCCCGCACTCTCCGACAGCGCTCGCTTCCCGAATGAAGCCAGTCGCCAGTGCCATCGTGATGGACAAAAACATCTATTTGACTGCCCTACATCCCACGGGCACGACTCTCTGCGAGCACTACTCCTCAAATCCACTCCGAACGCACCTGGCTACGCCCCGGAACAAGACAACGCATCCCGGTCCCACCACTAGCCCTACCGCGAACTCGGCCCGGAATTCCACAAACAAATCAGCTCTCCCGCATTACCACCGCCACGCCTCCGTAACACTCCGGACCGcacaaaagaccaaaaaaaaaaaaaaaaaatacatcgaAAATCACATGACTCCATTTTGCAACCTTCCCCACCAGTCAACGACGACGACTCGACTGAATCCGCTCACGATGCACGGAGATCAAATCACCGCCGCGACACCGACTTGCACTCCCCCGGAGCTCCCTACCCGACCGGACACCGGAGCGcgcggagggagggagggagggactgGATTCGACGTACGACAGTGAATCTGAACTCGGTGACGGCGGAGACGTCCGGCGCGAGAGAAGACTACCTCGGAAGAACTCGCCGAGGGGGAGTATACCTTGCGAGACGGCGAGCCGGCGAGGCGGCCGGCGATCGatcggcggaggaggaggaggaggaggaggcgacgGAGGCCGAGCTCGGGGACGGAGGAGCCAGTTCTCGCCTGCCCTAAATCGGATTGCGAACTCGAGGAGAGGCGAAAATAGTTACAGGAGGCTGCACGAAGGACGAGAAAGAACAGAGAACCTACgcgttttttatttatttatttatttttttttcgcgAAGCGAAACGACGACGCAGGTGGGAGGggctctctctattttctttttcggtcTCTTATCTCCCGACATGGAGCAAaactaaaagagagaaaagaaccGTCTGCTATAGATGATGGgggaacaagagagagaaatatcGTGGGCCAAACGATCCTCGAAGTGGCCGCTTCCGGCCCTTGCTTGGGCATCCTCGCGATCTTCTCCGCGTCGCCATCTGGTGCTCCTGCGGCAGGCATCGGAAGCAGCCGCCCTTCCTCAGGGGGTCGGCGAAGTCTCCGCCCTCGTTGCTGAGGGAACCGTGTTTTTCGCAGCTACtaaatggagggaaaaaaagaagaccaaAACAATACCAGTTTTGGATGACCTATCATCATAAGTAGCTACAGAGTAGACTATTATTTATAGACAGATTATACTCACCGCGAGATAGCCGCGAAAGGGATGATCCGGACCTCTTTCGCTGCAGGGGAGAGAAGGACAGCGCACAGGCAGCGAGGACCGATAGCAATGAGCGTGTACTGACTTTGGCGCAGCAAGCAGGCGGCACCTTAGCCTGGGGGTCTCTAGCTGCCCCCAGGCAAGGACTCAGCATGGCGAACCCTGACCTGATTGGGATCCTCCCGCATTCTCTGGCAGCGCTCGCTTCCCGAATGAAGCCAGTCGCCAATGCTATCATGATGGACAAAAGCATAAAGATAGCAACTCGAGAATTGTtgcccattttcctttttggagaTTGCAGGAAACGATTTCTGTACccacacatatatatacacacgcaTGTATGTCCAAAACAAGGGAGCAAAAGGGCGTGAGACGTTGGATCTCTCATCTCCTCTCTGCggaggaaaagagaggagatgAGAGAAAATTGGGAGGATCAACTCTTGTTACCGGTTTCCTCTTACTAAGCACTACTGTTATACCTTCACCATCGTCCATTGTCATCGGATTTTGTCTCCACCATCGCAAGTTATATCACCATTCTGGAATTTCATTCACGGAGGAGCTGGAGTAATAGTCTTTGTTCCCTCTTCCGGCGACTATTGGTACCCACGCCATGGCTTCAAAGATCTTCTCCAGCGCCCCCCTCCGGCGCTGTGAGCCGTCATCGCCGCATGTCTTTGCCATTCGAAAGTTGTACGTTCCCGGTCCTGCTCCCCCCTTTTCTGCAGCTAAAGAATTCAAAGAGCGGCTATCTCATTCGGAGCTCTTCTACAAATCCTGATTTCGGTCAGTAAAGCATTTAGAGGCCATTTTCTCTCTTCAAGTTGCCAAACCGTTGCTCTAGCTACCTTCATCAACAAGGTAATTCCCTTGAAAACGCCATGTTTTGAGAATGAGGGAGGTAATCGAGAGTGTGCTTTTCCGTTGGAATGGAAATTTAATTCGTTCAAAGCTTGATTAGTTGACTACGGATGTCTGACTTGAGACTAGCTTGAGCTTGGGTGATGGATAGTCGGTAGTTGTTGAGACAAGCATGGCGATGTATGATTATCAAAGGGACAATGAAAGGACAAAGTACAGtgcaagtgtcaaaacttgacgGACACTTAAAtgttaaaaattagaaaagtagtgccaaaattgaaacaaaatatatcacttaagtgctattcCGACAAAAATTCAGaccaaaatgttgacgtggcgattttccggcgaaataaatgcaaaattgtGTCATTTTGAtgttgacatggtaaaaaattaatataaaattaattaaattaaatttaaaactaaatttatttaaaacattttaaaataaaattaaaaataaataaatttacaaaaaaaaaaaaggggtacGGGCGGCTAAGGGTTGAGCCttaccgccgccgcctcccgcaaCCGCCGGGAAGGGTTAgtgacggagggggagggttggccagGGTCGCGGGGCtctcttgcctttttcttttgtaaatttatttatttattttaattttttaatatttgtattctatttttaaatggtttaaataaattag of the Eucalyptus grandis isolate ANBG69807.140 chromosome 10, ASM1654582v1, whole genome shotgun sequence genome contains:
- the LOC104422534 gene encoding LOW QUALITY PROTEIN: probable NOT transcription complex subunit VIP2 (The sequence of the model RefSeq protein was modified relative to this genomic sequence to represent the inferred CDS: inserted 1 base in 1 codon), whose product is MSGLINSSLNNSTSNLPDGTGRSFATSFSGQSGAASPVFHHSGTIQGLHNMHGGFNVPNMAATIPSRSSTINNLQSGGIQQPAGNLSGGRFASNNLPVALSQLSHGSSHGHSGVTNRGGLNVVGNPGFSSNANGVGGSIPGILPTSATIGNRNGVPGLGVSPILGNASSRISSSIGNMVGGGSIGKNLNAAGGVSVSGLASRLNLSSNAGSGNLGVQGQNRLLGGVLSQGSPQVFSMLSGSYPSAANPLSQSHVQQVNNLSSMGMLNELNSSDSTPFDINLDFPQLTSRPSSAGGPQGQIGSLRKQNLSPIVQQNQEFSIQNEDFPALPGFKGGNSDYSIDLHQKEQLHDNAMSMMQSQHFSMGRSAGFNXGGAYSSHRPQQQQQQQQPVPSVTGGGVSFSPGNNQDLLHLQGSDIFPSSHSTYHSQGFQTSGPPPGVGLRPLNSPSAISGMGSYDQLVQQYQQQQNQSQFRLQQMSAVNQSFREQGLRPMQTSQSTPDPYGLLGLLSVIRTSDPDLASLALGIDLTTLGLNLNSSEDLHKTFGSPWSDEPAKGDPEFSVPQCYYSKQPPTLHQGYFAKFSVETLFYIFYSMPKDEAQLYAANELYNRGWVHHKELRMWFLRAPNMEPLKTPLYERGSYHCFDPNSFEIIRKDNMMLQFEMLEKRPALPQH